Genomic window (Candidatus Vicinibacter proximus):
GCAACAGTCTGTGCCATTGGTTTAAACATTTTTCCTTCAATACCCTGCAGTGTAAATATTGGAAGATAAACGATTAAAATTATAATCTGTCCGAATACGGCACTGTTCATCATTTTTGAGGCAGATGATTTTACATTATTATCCATTTCTGACTGTGTGAGTCTGTTAATATGGACAAAACTTTTACTGTGGGTTAATTGGTGCATGACTGCTTCTACGATGATTACTGCTCCATCTACAATTAGACCAAAATCCAAAGCACCAAGACTCATCAGATTCCCGCTGACCCCGAAAGTATTCATCAATATTATGGCGAATAACATTGCCAATGGAATGACCGATGCTACAAGAATACCTGCGCGAAAATTCCCAAGAAATAAGACAAGAATGAAGACAACGATTAAAGCTCCTTCCAATAGATTTTTCTCAACAGTGCTAATTGCGTTATTCACCATTTTAGTACGATCAAGAAACGGTTCGATGACAACTCCTTCAGGTAAAGTTTTTTGGATTTGGGAAATCCTTTCCTTAACATTTTTAATAACTTCGCTACTGTTGGCTCCTTTTAGCATCATCACGATGGCTCCGGAAACCTCACCCTGGTCATTTAGACACATGGCACCATAACGAGTCGCAAAGCCAATATTGATGTCAGCAACATCCCTTAAAAAAATTGGGGTGCCCAATTCAGAAGTTTTTACCAGGATGCCTTGAATATCTTCTTTGCTGTTAAGTATGCCTTCACTCCGTATATATAGAACTGATGGTCCTTTCTCAATGTATGCACCGCCAGTATTCTGATTATTTTCTTCGAGGGCAGTAAAAACGTCATGGAGCGTTATATGGAATGCCTGCAACTTATCAGGGTGTACAGAAATTTCATATTGTTTTAATTTACCACCAAAGCTACTTACTTCTGCAACCCCTTTAACACCTAGCAATTGTCGTCTGACAATCCAGTCCTGAATTGTTCTTAACTCCGTTGCATCGTATTTTGTTTCAAATCCTTTTTCAGGTCTTACTACGTATTGATATATTTCTCCCAATCCTGTGCTGATGGGACCTAATTCAGGAGTTCCAATACCCTGTGGAATTTGAGTCTGTACTTGTTGCAGACGTTCTGCTACCTGTTGACGGGCCCAGTATATATCGGTGGCGTCGTCGAATACTACAGTTACCAGAGACAATCCAAACCGTGAAAAGCTTCTGATTTCTTTAAGTCCATTTATATTGCTGTTTGCTTGTTCGATTGGGTAAGTTACCAGTCGTTCAATATCCGTTGCTCCAAATGAAGGTGCAATAGTGATTACCTGCACTTGATTATCGGTTATATCCGGCACTGCATCAATTGGTAATTGTGTTGCTTGATATGAACCATAGACTATAAGCATTATGGTGAATAATCCAATCAAGAGTTTATTTTTTATTGAGAATTCAATGATATGGTTGAGCATGCACTATTTTTTAAAGGTCAATAATTTCAAAAAAAAAAATTAAGACATAGAATAAATTTAAATTTAATTATAAATTTTCATTATACATTTTAAATATAATTGAAAATAGTTTGTCTATCCAATGACTGATTTAAAAACTAAATAATCTAATTAAAGGGAAAATGGTTTGCAAATAAGGTTAGACGAGTAATCTCTAATATTTAAATATTGTCTAAAGTAGACATTACAATTTTCTTTAAATGAAAATTAAATTCTTTTACAAGAAAAATTTATACATCAACAAAAAAGATGTATCCAATATTTTAACTATTAGATAGTACCGAATTGATTTGCAAGAATTATTATGCTGCTAACCTGGGAGGCTGCCAGATTTTGGACAAATGATTAGCATATTTAAAATTATTCTTATATGCAATAATATCGTTCTTTTCAATAGTAGCTATTGCCAAAATTTCCTTGACATAGTAAACTGTAGGTAGTTCCAAAAAATCAGATGATATTAAACTTACATTCGACTTGAATGGTAACTTCATATCTTTATCATAATCCTCATCAATTGTAAGATGATGTGCATAATGAATGGCAATAAACTTGAATAAATTCATTTCAGGGTCTTGGCTGCTATGTTCCAAATAATGCTCAATCAAAGTTGAAATCCTCAGTAGTTGGAAAAATTCAGATTTGCCCAGGAGGAACACAATTAAAATGGATATGGCCACAAATTTTCTCACCAAACGCAAATATACCTCAGTTATAAGAAACCCAACGGAAAATAAGATAAAATGTTTTGAATCATAAAATAAATTTGAAGTATTTCATAAGTGTTTTAAGCAATACCTTCCTGTGGGTTATTTCACCAGTATGGATTTACTACTCCAAATATTAATCATTTAGGACTATTTTTCCTGTTTTACAAAATGCTTTACCACAAATTTTCCAGATGTATAAACCAGATTGAGAAAGTTTAACAGGGATAGAAATTAATTGTTCTGTATTTATATTCTCCAGATTTTGGCTGAACAATAGCTGTCCTTGTACACTGAATATATTAAGTTGGACGGATCCTTCATAAAGATTTTGGATAAATTTAAGTTGCAAATTTTCCCGTGTTGATGGATTGGTAAAGTAAAAGAAATCTGCTATCTTGTTATGGTAACTGCTGACCCCAACAGGGGCTTTACTCAAAATGGGCACTTGATAAAAGCTTAATGCACCTATATATCTGGAATTCTTAATATAAGGTCCCTGATAGATTGTTGATGTATTATGATAGTAAATTTCAGGCAAGTAAGTTAAAAAATTTCCCCCAGCGCCGGTTTTGAGATCTAAAAATATGGTGTCATTACTGGTACTTATTTCATTGATTACATAGGGCAAGTCATCCAGATAAAAATAATCTTTTAGTCTGATGTTAACATTGGCTACCGTGGTATCACCGGGAATGATAAATTCCTTAACACCTGGTTCGAATATCAGTGCGATTCTGTTTTTATCCGATGAAGTGTAAAAAGCATACTTGAGATTTGGGGCAGAAATATCCTGAAGATCCTGCTTGTTGTAAAAATCTCTTTCTACCAGGGGTGTGAGCCATTCTGCAAGTTTTTTATATCCATTAACCGAATAGTGACAACCATCATGTTCAGGCAGGCCGTTGGTGCTCATTACCGTAATGTCTTGGTAGGATTTTGGAAGATTTCGTTGGACTTCGCGGACACCGCTATTATCACCTGTACCACAGCCATGATGTATTTGAACAACATAGATTTTTTGAAGTTTCGGGTAGTCATTTTTCCAATCCTGGTAAAGCGCTAGGAAATTTTCAAAGTATTGTGGTGTAGCATTGCTTTCACCCTGATACCAGAAAAGGATTTTGGCTGAATGCGCAAGTTTTGATTGATTAGCTCGATAGAGAAGGCTGCCATAAATTCCGTTAGGTTCATAAGGGTTTAAATCATTGCGCTGGTGTTGCTGTATGGTAGTTCCTCCTACGCCACCGTTAATTACACAGACAGGTACTTTATGATTATTTACAATATTTTTTGCAAGCTGCATTCCCCATGCACCGATATTCGGACCACCTCCATATCCTGTTGCGATGGCGTGAGTAAAGAAGGTGTCTTTTTTGTCTTGTGAATAATTGAGGCCAAATGTTTTTATAAACGGATCAGAATCGGTTGATCCACCAAAAATGGAATTAGATTGTCCATTAATCAGAATTACATCTCCACACAAAAGGTGGTCCCGAATATATAATGAACTGTCTCTGTCAGGAGCTTGTGCAGTTAATTCAATTCGATAATCTGAAAGCCCAGATAAAAGAATTGGAGAAAATTCATACAGAGCTTTTTGTTCTTTGAAATTAAGCTTTACGGAAGTTTTGGATTTCAATTCTTTATTTTCGAATAATTTTAAGTGTACCGAATCAAAGTGAGCATCAAAGCAGTATCCCTTCACGTCAAATTTACAATAGTCATTTTCATCTCTTGCATAAAAGTGATGATTTCCCGGAACAGAAACCAGGCTTGAATCAAGGATTGGTGGTCCGGGTATTTTGTATTCTGTCATCAGTTTTTTCTGAATAGAATCTCTGGTAACTTTGGGAAGCAATCCAGAAAATAAAATGATACAACTTATATTGCCATTATAAAAATAAGATCTGTTATATGCACCAATGAATAAAGTCGAATCGGTGTTAGTTGGGCAATATGCAGAATCGGCGAATTTACCGTTTACATAGAATGCTCCATTTTGTGTGCTTTGGTTGTATTCAGCAATGATCAAAGCGGGATCTAAACCTGGATCGACAGTGGAGACAACCTGGCTGTTAAAATTTCCCTGATGCAGCATTTGAGGATTAGTATTTCCTGCCAACCATAGCGTTCTGTTTGCTCCTCCTAAAATGTTATAGGAAGGAGCATTCGTTTTAACAATTAGAAACAATGTGTAATCCTTTTGAACAGGAAAAACAGGGGGTAGATCCAAGTACGCGCTACTCCCATTTAATTGAATTGCAGGCAAGCCATTAATTCCGTTTTTTATTAATTTTGGTCTGGCCTTCTGATTGGTTTGTATCGCATTTATGTCCGTTGTATGGTCTTTCCAGGAAACGACACTGCTGTCTGTACCAAGACTTACCCCAGTATTTGCATTCAGATGAAATATTGGTTTAAAGTTCTGCTGGCCATTTGTTGTAAGACTGTAGAGAAAATGTACTATAATTAAAAAACGTCCCACTGACATAGGTTTGTTGAACAAGGTAAGCAGGAATTTTATAATTTTCAACAAATTTATAAAAGCAGGACTATGGTAAATTAAATCCCGTAAAGTTTTGGGCGAGACTTATAGAAGAATCTACTATATTTTCTTTTAACATTTCAATTTTCCCATCTTCAAGATGATACATTGCACCTACTATGAGTATTTCTTTTTTGTTTATTAATTCTTTAAGATAAGGATCAGAATGTTTTAAATAATTAACACCATGAATCACATTCGCCCGAACAGCGGCATCAAAGTAATTGGTCTGATTTTCATCCAGGATTGCCTCCTCCTCTTCGGATTTAATATAATTTATTATGGACTGAATATGGTCGCCCGAGATATCATTTTTATGCTCAATGAATGCGCCAATCGCACCACAGTTTTCATGCCCAAGAACCACGACTAAACGGGCATTTAGATGTTCAACTGCATATTCAATGCTTCCGAGTTCAAAGTCGCCAATTACATTCCCTGCAGTGCGAATAACAAAGATATCGCCAAGACCCTGATCAAAGATTAGTTCTGGGGGAACTCTAGAGTCCGAGCAAGATACTATTATTGCAAAGGGATGCTGACCTTTTTGTAATTCTTTTATTCTAGAAAGGGTCTGGTCCGGATGTAAAGGGCGCTCTGTCATAAATCTTTCATTACCCTGAATAAGTCTTTCTAAAGAAGAGTTGACATCGAGCTCGAGTAAGTGGCAAGTGGATTTAGCTTTAGTGCATCCCAAAATATAGAAGCTGATCAAGATACACGACACACAAACAGAATATAAATATTTTACTGGTTTCATGGTCAGAAGTTATTATTCATGATATCTATACCTAACTGTTTAACATTGTGAGCTGAAACTTCCCAAATAAACGATCCCATCCGGTAAATCCATTGACCAATATCACGACTATTTCATTTCGTTTCAAATAATTTCAGCAATCCTAATGTGACTAATTTTCGATACCATTTTTGTTCGATTTTACCATGGCAAAAATCAACACTATAACCTAACTCTAACTGCCAGCAAATACCAAATCACTCTTCATGATTTAAGCTAAAATGCCCAAGGAAATTATTTATATTAACTCGCCAAATTCAACTAGGTCAATAAAACAAAAATATTAAAATTAAGACATTCGACAAATGACCATCATCATGCTATTAAATGATTTTAATTTAGTGGAGAAGCTAATGGGTTATAGAAATCGTTGGGATGGTCAGATACAAAATTAGAGACTAATTCTCAAAAGGAATTGTTTGTAATCCGTGCAGACGATTTGTTTTCTAATTTTAGAAAAAGTAAAATTTGAGTGAGTTTAATTCCAAATATGTAATTTATTTCTTTAAAATGAACGTGTTTTATAGACTTATTCATGGTAAAAAAATGGGACCTTCATTTGAAGGTCCCATTTTCTTTATTGTCGGATCAGAGGGAATAAGATTTTTTTTATTAATTATTTCTTATCTGAAGTGGAACTAACGTTCATGTCTCTAACACAAACATATTTGCCATCCCGCTTTTGAAAAAGTGACATATAATGACCCTTTTTTGTTTCAGCCCCAGTGGAGTCTAATCGAGTCCAGGACCCGATTTCTACTGCCATGTTACCATCAGCGAAGAGATCTACCACCTTGTAAACGTTTGAACTATTGGTACTGTCTTTGGCAATATCGTCAGCTATTTTTGCCTGGATGGCAGCCTTTCCTGAAACCGGTTCGGAATTTCTACCATAGCTAATCGCGTCATCACTATAATAAGCAGCCACTGCAGCAGCATCTTTAGCTTTTTCTCCTGCAGCAAAAGCATCTTCCATTTTTTGGATGTCCATTTTTAAAGCATCCATGTCAATGGGTTTTGGAGCCTCAACAGGTTTCGCGCATGAACTAAGGAATAGAGCAATTCCTCCTGCCAGAATGGACAATTGTTGGTTAACTTTCATTTTAATTTGTTTTGTTTGTTTAAATAATTTTGCAATTTAGGAAAATTATTTAACTTCTATTAGATTAGAGTTCAGGAAGATGAAATCTAATTTTGATAAATTCTTTCCAAATTTTATACCCAAATATGTTGAGAGTAAATTCACTGTATTGAATAAGCAACAATTCTTGATAAATGGAATTATTCAGAATAGACTAGTGAAAAAGCATTATTGATAATTATACAAATATCCATTCCAGATAGTCCAATGCCAAATCCTGAAAACTTTGCTAAAATTGTTAAGGTTAGTTTATTCCTTTGAAAATGCGAACATTATTTTACGAATAATCAAGCCACCCACACCAGAAAGTCAGTGACGTAAATGATTATAAAAAGTTGTAAAACACAGAAATACAAATTAAAATAGTTTATATATATAAGTTTTAATACTGTATCTTTCATGAATACCCCAAATCGAGTAATTTTGTTGCTCATTTTGTTTTAAGTTTTACATAACCATTATTGCATAAACGGGAAAAACGAAATTGTGAAGCCCTCAAAAGGGCTTGAAAAAAGTAGCTTATGTTCGAAGATTTATTAAACAAGAGAAAATCCATCGGAATTGTAGGTCTTGGATATGTTGGACTTCCTCTGGCTCTTGTGTTGGCAAAAAAATTTAAAGTAATTGGCTTTGACATAAACCTCTCCAGGATCAATAAGATGAAGGAGCATATAGATCCTTCAAGGGAACTTAGTCCTACCGATTTTGAAGGTACAGATATTGAATTCAGTACTGAATTAAGTGATTTAGCCAAAGCCAGCTTTTATATTGTTGCAGTACCAACGCCAGTAGATGAACATAAGGTCCCTGACTTAAAACCGATTTTAGGTGCAACAAGCTCTGTTGCAAAAGTTTTGAAGAAGGGTGATTATGTCATTTATGAATCTACAGTTTACCCTGGTTGTACTGAGGAAGACTGTAAACCCATACTGGAAAACATTTCAGGGCTAAAATTTGGCTTGGATTTTAAGTTGGGATATTCACCTGAAAGAATAAATCCTGGTGATAAAAGCAGGACACTGGAAAATATTTTAAAAATTGTATCAGGTAGTGATGAGGAAGCACTGGACAACATATCAAAAGTTTATGGCACAATTATTCATGCAGGAATTTATAAGGCAAGCAGCATTAAAGTAGCTGAAGCGGCAAAGGTTATTGAAAACACGCAGAGGGATCTCAACATTTCCTTTATGAATGAACTCTCTATTATTTTTGATCGCATGGGAATTGATACGCGTGAAGTGATTGAAGCTGCAGGTACAAAATGGAATTTCTTAAAATTCTATCCCGGCCTAGTTGGGGGCCATTGTATTGGAGTGGATCCATACTACCTCGTGCATAAAGCTAAGGAGTTAGGATATGACCCACAAGTCATATTAAGTGGTAGGAGAATAAACGATGGAATGCCCGCTTTTGTAGCTAAAAAGTTGGTCCAGTTGTTGATTTCCAAAGAAAAAAATCCTGGTAGTTGCAAAGTCTTGATTCTTGGTATCACCTTTAAAGAAAACGTATCAGATATTCGCAATTCCAAGGTTGCAGATTTGTATCATGAATTACATGCTTATTCCGTTCAAGTTGACGTTGTTGATCCTTATGCGGATCCTGAAGAAACGGAAGAAGAGTATGGAATTCATATTAAAGCTCATCCGGACAATGATTATGATGCAATAATTGTAGCAGTTGGGCATGATGAATTCAGGAAGATGACCATGGAGGATTTTAAAAAACTGATGAAAGAAAAGCCCGTTTTAATAGATTTGAAGGGATTGTATTCGCGTCCAGATGATACAGTACATTATTGGCGCTTATAAAGTGGAAATATGAAAATTGCAGTAATTGGAACAGGGTATGTAGGTTTAGTGACTGGAACTTGTTTTGCAGAAACAGGTCATCATGTGATTTGTGTGGATAACAATCAAGAAAAGGTGACCAGACTTCAACATGCCGATATTCCAATTTTTGAGCCTGGTTTAGAATTATTATTTGATAGAAACACTCGCGACAAAAGACTATCATTTACCACTGAATTAAAGGCTGCTGTGGATTTTGCAGAAATTATTTTTCTGGCTTTACCAACTCCGCCAGGAGAAGATGGCTCCGCAGACCTGAGTTACGTTATGCAAGTTGCAGAGGAACTTTCTGGATTAATTACACACTATACGGTCATTGTGAATAAAAGTACTGTTCCTGTAGGTACTGGTGAAAAAGTAAAAGAAATTTTATCAAAGAAATTACGGCCTGAAGAATTTGACATCGTTTCAAATCCTGAATTTCTTCGAGAGGGTGTCGCCGTGGATGATTTTTTAAGACCAGACCGGGTAGTGATTGGAACCCAAACAGAACGGGCAACAAAAAAAATGAAGGAATTGTATGAACCCTTTGTAAGGCAGGGGAATCCTATCTATATCATGGATTTACGCAGTGCAGAACTTACAAAATATGCAGCAAATGCCTATTTAGCCGCACGGATCAGTTTTATGAATGAAATGGCTAATTTGTGCGAGGCTACTGGTGCCAATGTTGACATGGTTAGGATTGGTATGGGTTCAGACAACCGTATAGGAAAACGTTTTTTATTTCCAGGGGTTGGTTATGGGGGTTCTTGTTTTCCAAAGGATGTAAAGGCACTTTACCATACTGCCGAAAATCATGATTACCATTTTAGGATTCTTAAGGCAGTCATGGAGGTGAATGAAATTCAGAAGAAAATCCTTAGTGATAAAATTTATAAATATTTCAAAGGTGATTTGCGGGGGAAAAAGATTGCAATCTGGGGACTTGCCTTCAAACCTAATACAGATGATATTCGTGAGGCTCCGGCAATGCAAATTATTTCTGAACTTTTGTCAGAGGGTGCCATCATTTCAGCTTATGATCCGGAAGCCAATAAAAATGTAAAAGTAATATTTGGAGATCGTATCGAAATTACAGAAGAAATGTATTCCGTACTAGACAATGCTGATGCATTGGCGATTATTACAGAGTGGAGTGTTTTTCGATCACCTGACTTTGATCAAATGATTAAACAGATGAAGAATCCGCTCATTTTCGATGGTCGAAATGTTTTCGAACCAGAAAAAGTGAGAGAAAAGGGCTTTGATTATTTTAGTATTGGGCGGGAATAATTCTGTAATGTCCAAATGATTTATATTAAAAAAAATTACAGTTATAGGAAATTTTTTAAAGGGACTTAAAAATGATATATTAGTTAAATGAATTTTAGTTGAACAAAAAAGTATGTCCATCTAATTATTCTAGAAGAAAATTAGTAACTTATTTTAAGTCTGTAAAAATATATTTTAAACCAATCGCAAAGAAATAATAAAAATAAAATACCATGATAAAATTACAAATGGTTGATCTCGTTTCACAGTATCATAAAATCAAACCTGAAGTGGATGCTGCTGTAATGGAGGTAATGGGGAAGGCCATGTTTATTGGTGGAGAAAAGGTGAAGTCCTTTAAAGAAAATTTGGAAACCTATTTAGGCGTGAAACATGTGATCCCTTGTGCCAATGGAACTGATGCATTACAAATTGCATTTATGGCACTTGATTTACAACCAGGAGACGAAGTCATTGTACCTGCATTTACTTATGTTGCAACAGCCGAGGTCATAGCATTGTTGAAATTGAAACCTGTTATGGTTGATGTTTATAAGGATGATTTTAATATTGACACAGAAGCTATCCGTGAAGCCATTACAGCTAAAACAAAAGCAATTGTTCCAGTGCATTTATTTGGTCAGTGTGCTGATATGGAAGCCATCATGAAAATTGCTGACGAGCATAATCTTTATGTTGTTGAAGATAATGCTCAGGCGATTGGCGCGAATTTTTATTATCACGATGGAAGGAAAGCAAAAGCAGGGACAATAGGGCACATAGGATGTACTTCTTTTTTTCCTTCCAAAAATCTTGGATGTTATGGAGATGGAGGAGCATTATTTACAAATGATGAATCACTTGGTAAAATAATTACAATGATTGCTAATCATGGGCAGTCAGTTCAATATTATCACGATGTCGTAGGAGTAAATTCAAGATTGGATTCCATTCAGGCAGCAATATTGGATATTAAACTAAAACACTTGGATGATTACATAGCAGCGAGGGTTAAGGCTGCTGATTATTATGATAAAAGATTTGCAGGTCATCCGGACATCATCACGCCAGTAAGAAATGTTCACGGAAACCATGTATTCCACCAATATACTTTAAGGATCACAAATGGTAAACGAGACGCGCTGAAAGAATTTCTGAGCCTTAGTCAAATTCCATGTGCCATATACTATCCGCTTCCTTTATATGATCAAAAGGCATTTAAATCCTTTAGTGGATCCTTAAGTTATCTTCCTGTTACTGATGTTTTATGTAAGCAGGTTTTATCTCTGCCAATTCATACAGAGTTGACAGAAGAAATGCAAGACATCATTATAGACAAAGTAATTGAATTTTTATCTTGAAAATATGAATGATAAGACAAAATTCTTTGTCCACGAAACCGCTGTTGTCGATTCTGATTGTTCGATAGGAGAAGGCACTAAAATCTGGCACTTTTCACACATCATGTCGAGATGTATAATTGGTAGGAATTGTAACTTAGGCCAAAATGTGGTGGTCAGTCCGGAGGTTATTTTAGGAAATAATGTAAAGGTTCAAAATAATGTTTCTATATACACAGGTGTAATTTGTGAGGATGATGTTTTTCTTGGGCCATCCATGGTATTCACTAATGTAATCAATCCAAGGTCTGCTGTCATAAGAAGAGATCAATATTCCAAAACGCTTGTCCGGAAAGGAGCATCAATAGGAGCTAATGCAACGATTGTTTGTGGACATGACATTGGGCAGTTTGCTTTTATTGGTGCTGGTGCAGTTGTTACTAAGGAAGTCCCTGATTATGCTTTGGTAGTAGGAAATCCAGCTCGTCAGATGGGATGGATGAGTGAATATGGACATAAGTTGGAATTTGATCTGGATGGATTCGCTTTTTGTCCTGAATCAGGACAGAAATATAAATTAGAACATTCAAAAGTTACCAGAATATCATGAATGAAAAATTTGCCATAGTTGGTGCAGCAGGTTACATTGCGCCACGTCATATGAAAGCCATTAAAGAAACCCAAAACAATTTGGTGGCTGCATATGATAAAAATGATTCAGTAGGAATAATTGATAGTTATTTTCCAGGGGCTGATTTTTTTACAGAATTTGAACGCTTTGACCGACATTTGGAAAAAATCAAGCGACAAGGGAATGCCATTGATTATTTGAGTGTTTGTTCACCAAATTATCTGCACGATGCACACATCCGTTTTGGGCTAAGATTAGGAGCTCATGTGATTTGTGAAAAACCGCTTGTACTTAATCCGTGGAACATTGATGGTCTGATGGAAATCGAAAATGAAACAGGATGCAAAGTTAACACCATTCTTCAATTGCGACATCATCCAAAAGTAAAGGAACTTAAGGAAAAAATTGCATCTGAAAATCGAAAGGAAAAGCACGAAGTAGATCTTGTATACATCACTTCAAGAGGTAAATGGTATTATACTTCCTGGAAAGGGGACATACATAAATCGGGAGGCATCGCAACCAATATTGGTGTCCATTTTTATGATCTTTTAGGTTGGTTATTTGGAGACCTTCAGGAAAATATTGTGCACGTACAAACACATGATCGTGTAGCAGGTTACTTGGAATATTCTCGCGCCAGGGTTAGATATTTCCTAAGTATAAATGAACAGACCTTGCCAGAAACAATCTTATCTGAAGGAAAAAAAACGTACAGGTCATTGCAAATAGATGGTCAGGAATTTGAATTCAGTGAAGGATTTGGTGACTTGCATACGGTTTCCTATCAACATATTTTGGATGGAAGTGGATTTGGTTTGAACGATTCCAGAAAATCAATAGAAACTGTTTATGGCATTCGTTCTGCAATTCCATTAGGCTTGGTTGGCGATTATCATCCTTATGCTAAAAAGCCAATTGCCAAACACCCATTTGATTGATGCAAAAAAAAACATTTGGTTCAACCAAATCATTTAGAATATGAAAATCCTCAGTATTGTTGGAGCGCGTCCAAATTTCATGAAGGTAGCTCCACTGCATCGAGCTTTTACACATATCGATTCAGGTATTCAATCCAAAATTGTACATACAGGGCAGCACTTTGATGAAAAGATGAGTGAGATTTTTTTCAAACAGCTTGCTCTTCCTAAGCCTGATTATTTTCTTGGTGTAGGTCAGGGATCACATTCAGAAGTAACTGCAAGAATATTGTTGGGATTTGAACCCGTACTGTTAACAGAAAAGCCTGATTTGGTAATTGTTGTGGGTGACGTTACTTCAACTTTAGCCTGTGCGTTAGTTGCTCAAAGAAATGGCGTTAGACTGGCGCATGTGGAAGCAGGTTTACGTTCCGGTGATCGTAATATGCCTGAAGAAATAAACAGAATACTTACGGATCAAATTTCGGATTTTCTTTTTACCACTGAAAGGTCTGCTTATTCCAATTTAGTAAAAGAAAATGTACAAGCGGATAAGATTCATTTTGTTGGAAATTGTATGATTGATTCACTTGAATTTTATTCTGAACTTACAATGAATAGGGATGTTTGCCGGCAATTTGATGTTGTGCCGAATGAGTATGTTATAATGACCATGCATCGTCCATCCAATGTTGATTCAATGGAAGGATTGATAAAAATTTATCAAATGCTAAAGGGAATTGAACATCATCCATTGAAGGTGATTTTTC
Coding sequences:
- a CDS encoding T9SS type A sorting domain-containing protein, yielding MGRFLIIVHFLYSLTTNGQQNFKPIFHLNANTGVSLGTDSSVVSWKDHTTDINAIQTNQKARPKLIKNGINGLPAIQLNGSSAYLDLPPVFPVQKDYTLFLIVKTNAPSYNILGGANRTLWLAGNTNPQMLHQGNFNSQVVSTVDPGLDPALIIAEYNQSTQNGAFYVNGKFADSAYCPTNTDSTLFIGAYNRSYFYNGNISCIILFSGLLPKVTRDSIQKKLMTEYKIPGPPILDSSLVSVPGNHHFYARDENDYCKFDVKGYCFDAHFDSVHLKLFENKELKSKTSVKLNFKEQKALYEFSPILLSGLSDYRIELTAQAPDRDSSLYIRDHLLCGDVILINGQSNSIFGGSTDSDPFIKTFGLNYSQDKKDTFFTHAIATGYGGGPNIGAWGMQLAKNIVNNHKVPVCVINGGVGGTTIQQHQRNDLNPYEPNGIYGSLLYRANQSKLAHSAKILFWYQGESNATPQYFENFLALYQDWKNDYPKLQKIYVVQIHHGCGTGDNSGVREVQRNLPKSYQDITVMSTNGLPEHDGCHYSVNGYKKLAEWLTPLVERDFYNKQDLQDISAPNLKYAFYTSSDKNRIALIFEPGVKEFIIPGDTTVANVNIRLKDYFYLDDLPYVINEISTSNDTIFLDLKTGAGGNFLTYLPEIYYHNTSTIYQGPYIKNSRYIGALSFYQVPILSKAPVGVSSYHNKIADFFYFTNPSTRENLQLKFIQNLYEGSVQLNIFSVQGQLLFSQNLENINTEQLISIPVKLSQSGLYIWKICGKAFCKTGKIVLND
- a CDS encoding carbonic anhydrase; translated protein: MKPVKYLYSVCVSCILISFYILGCTKAKSTCHLLELDVNSSLERLIQGNERFMTERPLHPDQTLSRIKELQKGQHPFAIIVSCSDSRVPPELIFDQGLGDIFVIRTAGNVIGDFELGSIEYAVEHLNARLVVVLGHENCGAIGAFIEHKNDISGDHIQSIINYIKSEEEEAILDENQTNYFDAAVRANVIHGVNYLKHSDPYLKELINKKEILIVGAMYHLEDGKIEMLKENIVDSSISLAQNFTGFNLP
- a CDS encoding nuclear transport factor 2 family protein; the protein is MKVNQQLSILAGGIALFLSSCAKPVEAPKPIDMDALKMDIQKMEDAFAAGEKAKDAAAVAAYYSDDAISYGRNSEPVSGKAAIQAKIADDIAKDSTNSSNVYKVVDLFADGNMAVEIGSWTRLDSTGAETKKGHYMSLFQKRDGKYVCVRDMNVSSTSDKK
- a CDS encoding nucleotide sugar dehydrogenase; amino-acid sequence: MFEDLLNKRKSIGIVGLGYVGLPLALVLAKKFKVIGFDINLSRINKMKEHIDPSRELSPTDFEGTDIEFSTELSDLAKASFYIVAVPTPVDEHKVPDLKPILGATSSVAKVLKKGDYVIYESTVYPGCTEEDCKPILENISGLKFGLDFKLGYSPERINPGDKSRTLENILKIVSGSDEEALDNISKVYGTIIHAGIYKASSIKVAEAAKVIENTQRDLNISFMNELSIIFDRMGIDTREVIEAAGTKWNFLKFYPGLVGGHCIGVDPYYLVHKAKELGYDPQVILSGRRINDGMPAFVAKKLVQLLISKEKNPGSCKVLILGITFKENVSDIRNSKVADLYHELHAYSVQVDVVDPYADPEETEEEYGIHIKAHPDNDYDAIIVAVGHDEFRKMTMEDFKKLMKEKPVLIDLKGLYSRPDDTVHYWRL
- a CDS encoding UDP-glucose/GDP-mannose dehydrogenase family protein, which encodes MKIAVIGTGYVGLVTGTCFAETGHHVICVDNNQEKVTRLQHADIPIFEPGLELLFDRNTRDKRLSFTTELKAAVDFAEIIFLALPTPPGEDGSADLSYVMQVAEELSGLITHYTVIVNKSTVPVGTGEKVKEILSKKLRPEEFDIVSNPEFLREGVAVDDFLRPDRVVIGTQTERATKKMKELYEPFVRQGNPIYIMDLRSAELTKYAANAYLAARISFMNEMANLCEATGANVDMVRIGMGSDNRIGKRFLFPGVGYGGSCFPKDVKALYHTAENHDYHFRILKAVMEVNEIQKKILSDKIYKYFKGDLRGKKIAIWGLAFKPNTDDIREAPAMQIISELLSEGAIISAYDPEANKNVKVIFGDRIEITEEMYSVLDNADALAIITEWSVFRSPDFDQMIKQMKNPLIFDGRNVFEPEKVREKGFDYFSIGRE